From the Drechmeria coniospora strain ARSEF 6962 chromosome 02, whole genome shotgun sequence genome, the window GGAATCCAACCAAGCACAGGCGGGAGGTTGTGACTGGCCTCATCGATCGTGCGAGGCTCACGACTCGAGACATTGTCACCAGACGTTGCGGTGATTGAAAAAAAGACAAGGTGGAAACAAGGATGAAAGAAGGGAGGAAAAAGGCAAAAAGGCTTCGCATACCAACTGCCGCCGTGTTCACGCATTTGCCCGGTTGCCATGCCAGACTCGGCTTGTCGGCGGCATTTTCACGGcgccgtacatgtagatgcGTGTGGATGTGTGgatgtgtactgtacggcgAATATTGATGCGCGATCCGTAAGCTCGCGTCCCAGACCTGTAACTGTAAGCATAGGCGTACGGCAACTGTAAGCGTAGGCGTGCTGTGTTATTAATAGTTGCTTGTTAGCCTAGGGATACTTGGACGTACTttacatgtacctagtacggtactgtactccgtacgctgtACAACTGattacgaagtacggagtagtgctGTAACACAGGACTCGTCGTGGTCCTGCCCATGTACTTAAACGCCCCATCTTGCATCACGTGCACACCACCTCTGCTCTGGCTTACCAATGCGGGGCAATGGCTCGATTCGCAAACTTTCCAGTTGCTTCGTCCAGGTCATTAGCAAGCAGGCCAACACCGCCAGTCCGTTCAACATATATTTGTAAGTATATAACGCAGCTGTCTGTTATTCTTCACGCCAAGCGAAAAACAAAATATTCTTGGCCACGCCAAAACCAAGCAGAGATAGAAAGGAAGAAAACGCTTCGACTAAATACAGCAACGATTCCCACGAGACAGAGATAGACACCAAGCTCGGCTTCAAAATGGTTCGCCAACTCACCTCGACCTCGGAGCTGGACGAGGTCTTTGCCAGCAACACATACGTCGTCGTTGATTTCTTCGCCGACTGGTGTCCTCCCTGCAAGGCCATCGCCCCTGTTTTCGAGCAGCTGAGCGGCAAGCATGCGCTGCAGGGACAGCTCGAGTTTGTCAAGGTCAACGTCGACCACGCCAAGGACGTGGCGGTCCGCTACCGAatctcggcgatgccgaccttTATGTTCTTCAAGAACGGAAAGCAAGTCGCCGTCAACTCGCAGGCCATGCTGCAAGGGGCCGACCCCCAAGCCTtgggtgccgccgccgagaagctGGGTGGGCTGGCCAAGGCGaaagccgacgaggccgcatCGGCACAGTGATTCGACCTGTCTAGCATTGTACCCACGACGCATGCATGAACGACTCTTGCCATCTATACTTTCGGACAACCCGAGCATGCTTTCCtgagcgagcgagcgtcgAAAAGTGTGAAAAGTTGACAATCGAATATccctacgacgacgacggcggcggcggcggcgcatgCCACCATCTCAGCTACAGGCAAATCGCTGCCCGCGAGCGGCACTGGCAAgcgcaggcgacgagggcgtcgcccAAGCTGGTgccaccgacgaggaggagctgtCCCCCGTCTCTGGTACATTCACCTACAcgtacttcgtacatgcTTCCTGGTGCAGCCCTCGACCAAGCCGGCGGGATCAATGTACAGCCATTTGGTTTACTTGTCGCAATGTCTTACATAGCAAAAcattactactccgtacttgcgagcACAATCGTGATGGCGTCCAAGTTCATCGTACCCACCCCTGCCAGTGACTGGGTCCCTACGGCTCGACGGGCCCGAGGTCCCAAACCTGGCGCGCGACGGCAGTCATTCCCACGTCGACTGCACACTGGTTCCATGCCAGCAGCGGCTACAGGGCATCGAGAGCCTGTAATGTGTTGTAAAATGTCCATCCTGACTGCCAGACCAGCATCCCTCCCCCGCTACCCCCATTCCAGATCAAAACGCCTTGCGTGATTTACCGTCTCATTCATATCTATCTCCTAGTATCAAATAATAGCCAACGCCTTTGCCGTCCATGGATATGCTCCGTCCCAAGTCTAGTTGCCCGTCATTTCTATGCTTGCGCCCATCCGATTTTGTACAGTTTATATCCAACCTCGTCCCCTCGTCCCGCTTTGTGCTTGTCTACCTTTTCGACCGACATCAACGTCAGGATGCGGCCATCTCGCCCGATGGACTCTCCATCGTCTGCAAACGAGGCCTCGACCGAGTCGCTGATCTGCTCAAACTTGCCGTTCGGCCGCACCGACACCATGAGCCAGAAGATGCCATCCGGCGCCAGCATCCGGCCGGCGCAGTCGCGCAACCACAGCGCATGCTCGGGAGCGTaggccacgtcggcggcgaagatgaagtcggccgccttgtcgaGGGGCCGTTTGTGCGTCGGCGCAGACCAGTCGAGGTGGCATGCCTCCGAAGGTGCCGTATTCATCCCTTTGGCCGCATGCGATCCGATGTTGCGCTCAAGATTCTGCAGCACCGCCGGGTGATAGTCTGTCGCCACCAGCCGATGGGATGGCCAAGCGTCCGTCATCAAGGGCAGCAAGCGGGCCAGAACCAGCGTGACCAAGCCGGTGCCTGCTCCAAACTCGACGATCCGTCTAGGCGAGTCGAGCGTCTCCTTCTCCAAGCCGAAGCGGCCGGGTGCATGGCAGAGCAGTTCCGACATGGCAACGGACGCTCCCCAGGTTTGCATCCCCACGTCGGTATGGTCCTGCGTCGTCTGCATCGGCGTGTCCAGAAGCTCGGCCGTCACCTTGATGCCGGCATCCCCGAAGACGTCAAAAACGAACTCGCGCGTCATGCCGAGGTCCTCCTCTCGATCCGCATGTCCACCCTTGGTGCCGGTCAGATGAGAGAGGATGAAGCATGCATCTTCGACAAGCTGGTCCCGAAGTTcttcgtcgatggcgagctcATCCGCTCTGCCTATGAAGCCGGTCAACCAGCGCACGGCCGCATCCCGCTCCACAGGGTCGTCGCGCAGCGTCCGGTCACCGTCTTGGCCGCCaatctcgtcctcggtaACGTATCCGGAGTCGGTTTGCGCCACAGCGTCGTGCGCCGTCCGCAGGTGAAAGTCGGAGGCTGCCGGTAGAGGGCAAAACTCTCTGTGAAGGCTTCGCAAGGCACTGGCTATCTGCGACCCCGTCGCCGTTCGGCAGGGCGGCAAGCTCATCAGTAGGGAGACTGTCCGTCCCATCTCGAGTGTGCCACCAGACGGCCTTGCCGTGGGAAGGGTGTCGCGGCGTCAACCGATTTATTTCTACTCTGGACTGTACTCGGTAGATGGACGACCATGTTCCGCCGCCAACCCCAGAAAATTTATTCGCGACCCGCCACGTGGGTCTGGGGACGTAGGGATTACACTTAATATGCCGTCGTTTGGGGCCCTTGATTTTTGACGCTATCGTGCGGGTTCGACGAGTCAGGCTTTGCTAGTCTAACAAGCGGCCGTTTGAGGAGGTTGTAGACAACACCGGTTGCCCAAAAGGCGGTGCATCAAGTCATGGTCACTAAAAGGGCGGGAAGCGAATTTTCTCTTTTATTTCTCCCCATTGTGAGCCACTTCTCGGCAGCCAAGTTGGTGGTTCGACGTTGAACATGCATCATGTGCACAAGTGTCAAGGCTCGACGTGCAGGACGCGATGATAGCGCCGACTTCCTAGGCTCGAATCCAGTCCCGTCAAGTCAACATTCCGTGGCATGCGAGAAGAGCATACGAAAAAGAAGAAGCTTTCAACGCCATCGTCCCTAGTCATTGGTGACGAGAACTCGGGTCATCCGAGaccgaccccccccccccccgccggaCATGCCCTCCGTTTTGGGCATCCGAGGAACAGCAACCTGCGCACCATGCGACCCCACCGACATGTGTCGTAGTTCATCCCTCCCCCAACTTGACAGCAAGCTCCGACATCATGGGCCATCATTTTCTTCCTACTTTTCCCACCTCAAGCCGATCAGCCAGTCTTTTTCGTTGAGCGGGCAAGTCAAGTTGATCGTATTGATGTCTAGAGGGCTTGACCTGACGAAACTCTCGAGGCAGGAGCAAACGCGGTTTCGTTTGCGCGAGAAAAGGCCTTTGAATCCTCGTCAAACATTCTGTCTTGAAATGCAGTCCTCCTGGCGGCAAAAATGGGACAGCTCCGCTGAACGTGCGTTCGGGACCGGCACTGATGGACGCTGCATTAGATTTTCTCCCGACAACAATGATCCTGCATACTCACGGTCCAGCACCTTCGGACTCTTGGAATGCCCCAAAAGTCGCCGATTCTTAGATTGTCGACTCGTATGAATAGGCGAGGGCCGCCGGACCGTGCGTGCGAACGGAAAATCAACTGGTGCACCATCTCGATTTCATCTCGGTAGCTGGTTGGACTGAGCCGACGTCGTGGTGGGAGTATTGGTTGGAAAACCATTCCGAATGCATCCGAGTACCATCTCCGCCGCTGCCACCCGCGTCCAAGTAATGAGAGGCATCGGCCGTCCATGTCGTGTTGATCGTATATGCGGTCTCGCCGCACCTGCCTGGGCGCCGAAACACTTCGCTCGCGGTACACATTGCGTCGATGTGAAATGTCATATCCCCGCGCCCCCCTGGCTGAGGAAATGCTTCGCTCGCGATATGTGTTGCGTCGATGAGAAAATTCATGTCCCCGCGGCCTCCTGGGCGGAGAGAAGCTTCGTTCATGATTCCTGTCGTACGGGTCAGAAATAGTACGCTCGCGTCCAGGCGGAGTGAAGCTGGCCATGATCAAGAGTGGATGAATGGTCCTTGATGAACTCGCCTCGTaaagggagaggaggggtgAGTCAAGGAGAGATGGATAGTAGCAGCAGGTGGATGGGGGCCGGGCTTGCGTCGAGAGTGTCGTGCATCTCTCATCACCGACTTGATCTGTCAAGGTCCAAGGTTTCATGCAAAGGAAGGAACTACCCTGTGCGCTACGGGAAGGTGAAAACTCTGACCGAAACCCCCAAAAATGGCAGTCGCACAATAGCATTGTGACTTGCTGTTGCCGAAAATACCTTGTATTTGGGCCAATGGGCTTCGTTCCTACGCATCGCCATGTGGCGTTGCCAGTCGTCACCTGACCCCGTGAGCCGTACCAGTCGCTCTGCTGCGGCGATGCAGTCATCATCAATTGAAATTGCCTGTACGAGAACGAATAAACGCAGTGAAGATTACCACGGGCGAGAATACCGAATTCCCACAACTTGGAGTTGGTCCGGGAACCCAGGTTCCCGCGTGGATGGCCGACAGCTCGAGCAGTTTATTGCCGGCACGCCTTGACGCAACAcgtcaccatcgtcaccatAAACACACGCATCGGCAACCAGGCACTCATTTCTAGCAAACTGTTCAAATGACGTCAAAAACGGCAGTACATTTGCACGATAGATAGGCACCAGCTGGCATGAGCATGGTGTTGTTCGTCTTCCGACAGCCGGGCGATTACCGACGCTGCCCAGAGTCGTCGTCAACGTGGCGCTAGCCGTTGACTAGTGCTTGAGCTAAGCCGTAAGCAGTATCACCACTAGCTCAGGCTCGCCACTCGGCAATAATATGGCAATAATATGAATGGCATTATAGTTgcaggtaccaggtactggTAGCTTGCGCGCCGCCGCAACAATTAGTGGCCTGCACGGTGCATCAATCGATCATCGGTGCAATGTGATACATGAACACAAATGCCTGCACATGTCTGTGGATGAGATAGTATAGGAGATATCAAACAAGAAGCATCACGCATGCACACTCTTTGACCGGCCATCATGACATGGAGCTGTACATGGAGTTCACAGTTCGACACTAATGGGCAGTGCACCCCCAATGCTGCTCGAGATCCTACCGTGGCGGCATGGCGTGGGTGGAAGAAAGccaggccatcgacggcgctcACCGGAAGGGCGGCGAGACGAATAAGATGATCAAGTGATCATTCTTTGATGAGCCAAGACGAATGGCGTGAAGGCTTCGTTCGTCCTTTGACCGTCCAGCCGTGGAGCCGGTGCAGCAACACGCGAAGCTGCCGGCTTCGGGGCTCGTTCGAGAGCATCGCCCACCAAGGTACCGCCATGGTCTTGAGCACGGATTCTTCCATGGCGGCACAAGCATTGATATCAAAGCAATTCGCATGCCGGTCGAGCAAGAGTCAGTCGTTGGCCGCCATGCCAGCCTGActctccgtcgtcatcctAGACCTAGTTCGTACATATACATCTTCGTATACCAGCAAGTCACAGCCACACCTCAGCGGGCCCTCCCACCCCCCACAGGCTTCGCCGAGAAGACATGCTCCTTCTCGTATTGGTACATTCGGCATCTCGCTTCAGCACCACGTCCATTTGCTGCACTCTACTCGTTCTTGATGTCGACAAGGTCCCGATAGCCTATCCCGCCCAGCATGTCGTCGGCCAAAGCGACAAAGAAGAGCGCCTTCTCGTGCGAGCCGTGCCGACGGCGCAAAGTACGTCACCGCCCCTGTCCCCTACTCCGTtgtccttttccttttccctTTTCCCTTTTCTCAAGGCCTTTTTCCTCTGCCCTTCTCCTTTGTGCTTCTTTCCACCACGTCCCTCCCCTCTctgtccccccccccgttcTCCCTCGGCCATGCTCACTTTCCACCTTGCCCCTAGGTCAAATGCGGAGGCGAACAGCCTGCCTGCAACCGCTGCGTCGCAAGAGAGGACGATTGCCTCTACAAGCTGCAAGCAGGCCTCCCGTTCCCCGACGAAGCGGTCGTTGACCGATGGGTGGCAGGAATCCGACCTTGTCGTACACGCAGAGCCTCGAGAAGCGAATCAGCGAGCTCGAAAGTGAACTCGCCAAGttcacctcggcctcgacctcgtcgcacTCGAGCCCTCCCCTGAACACCGTCCCTGACGGTCCACCGCACGCTCGGCCCGCCGACGaacgcctcctcgtcccgaGCTTCCGCGGCTTCAAGATCGACGACAGGGGCACCATCACCTACCACGGCACCACGAGCTTCTTCAGTCTCCCCAGCGAGCAGGCGTCCGCGACCGCTCCCGATTGCCTCGCGCCCGTCGATAGCGATTTCGACAGGAGAGAGCGCTTGGTCAACAACGCCTGGCAGCAACGCGCGTTGGAAAACTTGTCCAACATCCCCGTGCGTTTCCTCACCCGTGCCACGATgcatcctcctcgctcgccaAGGCATGTTGCTGAACGGACAGGAACCGTTTCAATACCTCCTCAACGTGCACTGGACCTACATCAATCCCATGTTCTCCTTCGTCTACAGACCGGCGTTTACGAGTGAGAAGGCCCACccggccgtcgctcgccaCGGTCGACTGATGCGGTGCAGGAGACATGCAGTCGCTCGGGCCGTACTACTCGCACACGCTCCTCAACGCCATCATCTCGCATTCCATCCGATGGGGTCAGGGTGATCAGTCGATCAAGAGACTGCTGGACGAGTCGTACGACGCAGGCGCCATCTTCGGCAAGCACGCCCGAAACATGGTCTTTGACGAGCTCAGCCGGGGCGTCTGCGGCATCCCGACGATACAGACCTTGCTTCTCCTGAGCGCCCAGGAGAGCAGCCTCGGAAACTCGACGCAGGCGTGGACGTACAGCGGAATCGCCTTTCGCCTCATCGATCACCTGGGCATATGCGTCGACGCGCAGCGGTACTCGACCTCCCTcacgctcgccgacgaggacctcgagaTTCGACGGCGCCTCTTCTGGAGCTGCTACTTTTGGGATAAGCTCATCAGCCtgtacctcggtcggcctCCGTCGGTGCGCCAGTCGACCGTCTCCCCTCCGCAGATCATGTGTAGGAAACCGCCCTCGGGCCACTTGTCGAATCGGTGCTGACCATGGCAGTCGATgactcggccgaggaagaaaTATGGATTCCCTTCGGCCCGCAGCAGTCCGGCCTTGGCTGGAAGTACCCTCCGACCAAGGCCCATTCCGCAACGTGCTTCATGAGCGCCTGTCGGCTGTCGGTCATCTTCAACGAGATACTCGTCCACATGTACGACCCCCTCTCCCAAAACACCGACGGCGAAGTCATGGACTGTCTTCGGACGCAAGAGCCGGCCTTGAAGGAGTGGTGGGCCCAGCTTCCGCCGCACCTCAAGATAAACCCTCGCTCCCTGCCGCCGTTGGCCCCTCCGTCGCACATCGTGACGCTGAAGTGAGCCACCCCCTCGCCGAGCATGACGGATGAATGCCTTTTTGACGGATGAAGCAGCTGCCTGTACCACACCTTCAAGATCCTTCTCTACCGGCCGATCCTCACCAGACGAGTGAagcgcgagctcggcggaAGCTATTCCGCTGAGGAGT encodes:
- a CDS encoding putative thioredoxin-like protein → MVRQLTSTSELDEVFASNTYVVVDFFADWCPPCKAIAPVFEQLSGKHALQGQLEFVKVNVDHAKDVAVRYRISAMPTFMFFKNGKQVAVNSQAMLQGADPQALGAAAEKLGGLAKAKADEAASAQ
- a CDS encoding putative S-adenosylmethionine-dependent methyltransferase gives rise to the protein MGRTVSLLMSLPPCRTATGSQIASALRSLHREFCPLPAASDFHLRTAHDAVAQTDSGYVTEDEIGGQDGDRTLRDDPVERDAAVRWLTGFIGRADELAIDEELRDQLVEDACFILSHLTGTKGGHADREEDLGMTREFVFDVFGDAGIKVTAELLDTPMQTTQDHTDVGMQTWGASVAMSELLCHAPGRFGLEKETLDSPRRIVEFGAGTGLVTLVLARLLPLMTDAWPSHRLVATDYHPAVLQNLERNIGSHAAKGMNTAPSEACHLDWSAPTHKRPLDKAADFIFAADVAYAPEHALWLRDCAGRMLAPDGIFWLMVSVRPNGKFEQISDSVEASFADDGESIGRDGRILTLMSVEKVDKHKAGRGDEVGYKLYKIGWAQA
- a CDS encoding Zn-C6 fungal-type DNA-binding domain protein; this translates as MSSAKATKKSAFSCEPCRRRKVKCGGEQPACNRCVAREDDCLYKLQAGLPFPDEAVVDRWSLEKRISELESELAKFTSASTSSHSSPPLNTVPDGPPHARPADERLLVPSFRGFKIDDRGTITYHGTTSFFSLPSEQASATAPDCLAPVDSDFDRRERLVNNAWQQRALENLSNIPEPFQYLLNVHWTYINPMFSFVYRPAFTRDMQSLGPYYSHTLLNAIISHSIRWGQGDQSIKRLLDESYDAGAIFGKHARNMVFDELSRGVCGIPTIQTLLLLSAQESSLGNSTQAWTYSGIAFRLIDHLGICVDAQRYSTSLTLADEDLEIRRRLFWSCYFWDKLISLYLGRPPSVRQSTVSPPQIMFDDSAEEEIWIPFGPQQSGLGWKYPPTKAHSATCFMSACRLSVIFNEILVHMYDPLSQNTDGEVMDCLRTQEPALKEWWAQLPPHLKINPRSLPPLAPPSHIVTLNCLYHTFKILLYRPILTRRVKRELGGSYSAEECLVECVRSATAIITIFDLFCRTFTINYCILSLAYGVYISASIFLLQVQASSESSNARMKLGYCIQVLHQVKVMSPVINNALVLINKELVSVGICLDMGPPDQAQPQQSTEQMGAPGSMYHGPADGQMPSPAHPILQPTIHSFGPESMAIHAGIFEAMSTLEPLSVRVGAIHGSEHDANLV